The Rhodospirillaceae bacterium genome contains a region encoding:
- a CDS encoding gamma-glutamylcyclotransferase, with protein MAVDFFFYGTLRDAEVRQIVLGPDASAGAAEPATLEGYRCAPVERGRFPAAVAQPGAVTPGVLVRGVSLDAAARVSFFEDDGSLYSVALKPLGVADARSAAAWVCIAGAALPVEAGTWRFEAWQRHWKPGFLAAAAAAMAAAAPADLRRYRRVWLGRLSRAPEA; from the coding sequence GTGGCGGTCGATTTCTTCTTCTACGGCACCCTGCGCGACGCCGAAGTCCGGCAGATTGTGCTCGGTCCGGACGCCTCCGCCGGAGCGGCGGAACCGGCGACCCTGGAGGGCTATCGCTGCGCGCCGGTCGAACGCGGGCGCTTTCCGGCCGCCGTGGCGCAGCCGGGCGCCGTGACGCCGGGCGTGCTGGTGCGCGGGGTTTCCCTCGATGCCGCCGCCCGGGTCAGCTTTTTCGAAGATGACGGCTCGCTTTACAGCGTCGCCCTGAAGCCGCTCGGGGTCGCCGATGCCCGAAGCGCGGCGGCGTGGGTCTGTATCGCCGGCGCGGCCCTGCCGGTCGAAGCGGGCACATGGCGTTTCGAAGCCTGGCAACGCCATTGGAAGCCGGGGTTTCTGGCCGCCGCGGCGGCGGCGATGGCGGCGGCTGCCCCGGCCGATCTCCGCCGGTACCGCCGGGTCTGGCTCGGCCGTCTCAGCCGCGCGCCGGAAGCTTGA
- a CDS encoding DUF4328 domain-containing protein, which translates to MKDPRQAHSYKGLHPIAKAVTILLALGIVAAAVDLGHDIHLLVLLDAVIEERSREAVLDMAAAFELGDRILFPTLGIVAVTAVAFLVWVHRANANAHALGFADLKFRPGWAVGWWFVPIANLVQVPRVMLELYRVALTGGPAGRLGQIGSAPVIVWWLLILFANGADRYGAGRIGSEEGFEPLRQALIAYIAGDVMFLVAGALVMWLVRRITDGIESAKAAADRAEREAARGRA; encoded by the coding sequence ATGAAGGATCCGAGGCAAGCCCACAGCTACAAGGGTCTGCATCCGATTGCCAAGGCGGTCACAATTCTTCTGGCTCTGGGAATCGTCGCGGCGGCCGTCGACCTGGGCCATGACATCCACCTGCTCGTTCTGCTCGACGCCGTGATCGAGGAAAGGAGCAGGGAGGCCGTGCTGGACATGGCGGCGGCGTTCGAACTGGGCGACAGGATTCTCTTTCCGACGCTCGGCATCGTCGCGGTCACTGCGGTTGCATTCCTGGTCTGGGTCCACCGCGCCAATGCGAACGCCCATGCCCTCGGCTTCGCGGACCTGAAGTTCCGGCCCGGCTGGGCGGTAGGCTGGTGGTTCGTTCCGATCGCCAACCTGGTCCAGGTGCCGAGGGTGATGCTGGAGCTTTACCGCGTCGCCCTGACGGGCGGTCCCGCTGGCCGGCTCGGTCAGATCGGTAGCGCCCCCGTCATCGTCTGGTGGCTGCTGATCCTGTTCGCGAACGGCGCCGACCGCTACGGCGCCGGCCGGATCGGCAGCGAGGAAGGATTCGAACCGTTGCGGCAGGCGCTGATCGCCTATATCGCCGGGGACGTCATGTTTCTGGTTGCCGGCGCGCTCGTGATGTGGCTCGTGCGCCGGATCACCGACGGCATCGAAAGCGCGAAAGCGGCGGCCGACCGGGCGGAGAGGGAGGCTGCGCGCGGGCGCGCGTGA
- a CDS encoding D-alanyl-D-alanine carboxypeptidase, translating into MRSAGRVAAAICLAAGLAATAAVEPARAYTKSSITIDARSGLVLQAHNADASHPPASLSKLMTLYLTFEAMSRGRFGWNTRVRISRYAARRQPSKLYLRTGQRVRVRDLVYATAIKSANDAAAALAEKIAGSERRFARLMTQRARQLGMRRTVFGTASGLPARGQRTTARDMAILARSLVHHYPQYAKVFSTRYYRFGRRGFRNTNRLLQSHPHVEGMKTGYTRRARYNLVTSARNGNIHLITVVLGARTSNHRYWKTKRLLAGGWRTAHNTTYLRKRPRGYVRIAMRGSIKGKPAVRTARKSGTAKPGAARRSGPSRQVAALPKKRPDKARVGLSLTSSAVAAPRPAAVARPPRSSTVRRRVVHGVQVGAYYRRHQARSAIRRAKQALPRSYRRQANGAIVRSRGRKRTIYLARLMGFGLRQAQRACRTVHRRGIDCVPVSVRIAAAKPKPKAVTARRSKSKSRFGIQVGAFTEYRRARRGLTQAQKVLPNRLARGTGAHIQARRNRSNRAIYRARITGLSFSQAREACSILKRRSLNCMAFKLPARG; encoded by the coding sequence ATGCGTTCTGCCGGGCGCGTTGCCGCAGCCATCTGCCTTGCGGCCGGCCTTGCCGCGACAGCGGCGGTCGAACCGGCACGGGCCTACACGAAATCCTCGATCACGATCGATGCCCGCAGCGGCCTCGTGCTTCAGGCGCACAACGCGGACGCCAGCCACCCGCCCGCGTCGCTCAGCAAGCTGATGACGCTCTACCTGACCTTCGAAGCCATGTCGCGCGGCCGGTTCGGCTGGAATACGCGGGTGCGGATTTCCCGATACGCGGCGCGGAGGCAGCCGTCGAAGCTCTATCTGCGCACCGGGCAGCGCGTCCGGGTCCGCGACCTGGTCTACGCGACGGCGATCAAATCGGCCAACGATGCCGCGGCGGCGCTGGCCGAGAAAATTGCCGGCAGCGAACGCCGGTTCGCCCGTCTCATGACGCAACGCGCGCGCCAGCTCGGCATGCGCCGCACCGTTTTCGGCACGGCCTCCGGCCTGCCCGCCCGCGGCCAGCGGACGACCGCGCGGGACATGGCGATCCTGGCCCGGTCCCTGGTCCACCACTATCCGCAATACGCAAAGGTCTTCTCGACCCGCTATTACCGGTTCGGCCGGCGCGGCTTCCGCAACACGAACCGGCTGCTTCAGTCCCATCCCCATGTCGAAGGAATGAAGACGGGCTACACCCGGCGCGCGCGCTACAATCTCGTGACCAGCGCCCGTAACGGGAACATCCATCTGATTACGGTCGTTCTGGGTGCGCGGACATCCAACCACCGCTACTGGAAGACCAAGCGCCTTCTCGCCGGCGGATGGCGCACGGCGCACAACACGACCTATCTGCGCAAGAGGCCGCGCGGCTACGTTCGCATCGCGATGCGCGGCAGCATCAAGGGCAAGCCGGCGGTCAGGACTGCACGCAAATCGGGCACGGCCAAACCGGGCGCCGCGCGCCGAAGCGGCCCGTCCCGGCAGGTCGCCGCGCTGCCGAAGAAACGCCCGGACAAGGCGCGGGTCGGCCTGTCGCTGACATCGTCGGCGGTGGCGGCGCCGCGCCCTGCCGCGGTCGCGCGGCCACCCCGCAGTTCAACGGTGCGCCGGCGCGTTGTTCATGGCGTCCAGGTCGGCGCGTACTACCGCCGGCATCAGGCGCGATCGGCGATCCGGCGGGCGAAACAGGCTCTGCCGCGCAGCTACCGGCGCCAGGCAAACGGCGCGATCGTCCGGTCGCGCGGACGCAAGCGCACCATCTACCTCGCCCGGTTGATGGGCTTCGGCCTGCGCCAGGCGCAGCGCGCGTGCCGGACGGTGCATCGGCGCGGCATCGATTGCGTGCCGGTCTCCGTCAGGATAGCCGCCGCCAAACCCAAACCGAAGGCCGTCACCGCCCGCCGGAGCAAGTCCAAGTCGCGGTTCGGCATCCAGGTCGGCGCCTTTACCGAGTACCGGCGGGCTCGGCGCGGCCTCACCCAGGCGCAGAAGGTTCTGCCCAATCGCCTGGCCCGCGGAACCGGCGCCCATATCCAGGCCCGGCGCAACCGGTCGAACCGGGCGATCTACCGGGCCCGGATCACCGGCCTCTCCTTCAGCCAGGCCCGCGAAGCCTGCTCGATTCTCAAGCGGCGCAGCCTCAACTGCATGGCGTTCAAGCTTCCGGCGCGCGGCTGA
- a CDS encoding integrase arm-type DNA-binding domain-containing protein has protein sequence MQQRTISNRSVAAMTVERDTVFWDRTVTGFGVRVYPTGGKVYIAQARGPEGPKRVTVGRHGVLNADEARQRAALIVTRIKAGEDPVPLPLAARARANGSPTVADLAARYLEGHVEVRLKPRTQAKTRGVLRRHILPALGKMPVETVERRHAVELHRGLSDRPVTANRAVKTLSHMYRLGEGWGLVPAGCNPCRAIEKYPERGCERFLTDAEFARLGQVLDETVEAGTVPPVAAAAIRLLTLTGCRKGEVLALRWTDVDLDAGELRLPDAKSGPRAVQ, from the coding sequence ATGCAACAGAGGACGATCTCCAACCGCTCCGTGGCCGCCATGACGGTCGAGCGCGACACGGTGTTCTGGGACCGGACCGTGACCGGCTTCGGGGTCCGGGTCTATCCGACCGGCGGCAAGGTCTATATCGCCCAGGCGCGGGGGCCGGAGGGGCCGAAGCGGGTGACGGTGGGCCGGCACGGCGTGCTGAATGCCGACGAGGCGCGGCAACGGGCGGCGCTGATCGTGACGCGCATCAAGGCGGGCGAGGACCCGGTGCCGCTGCCGCTCGCGGCCCGGGCGAGGGCCAATGGGAGTCCGACCGTGGCCGACCTCGCGGCGCGCTATCTGGAAGGTCATGTCGAGGTGCGGCTCAAGCCGAGGACACAGGCCAAGACCCGCGGCGTGCTGCGCCGCCACATCCTGCCCGCCCTCGGCAAGATGCCGGTGGAGACGGTGGAGCGCCGGCACGCGGTCGAGCTGCACCGCGGGCTGAGCGACCGCCCGGTGACGGCGAACCGGGCGGTCAAGACGCTTTCGCACATGTACCGTCTGGGCGAGGGCTGGGGCCTGGTGCCGGCGGGCTGCAACCCCTGCCGGGCGATCGAGAAATATCCCGAGCGCGGCTGCGAACGCTTCCTGACCGACGCCGAGTTCGCGCGGTTGGGACAGGTGCTGGACGAGACCGTGGAGGCCGGGACCGTCCCGCCCGTGGCGGCGGCGGCGATCCGCCTGCTGACGCTGACCGGCTGCCGCAAGGGCGAGGTGCTGGCGCTGCGCTGGACCGACGTCGATCTCGACGCCGGCGAGCTCCGCCTGCCCGACGCGAAGTCCGGTCCCCGCGCGGTGCAG
- the clpA gene encoding ATP-dependent Clp protease ATP-binding subunit ClpA has translation MLSSNLERSLHRALALANERSHEFATLEHLLLSLVEDQDALSVLRACNVDVDKLRADVSDYVDTELTGLVTDRDEDAKPTAGFQRVLQRAAIHVQSSGREEVTGANVIVAMFAERESHAVYFLQEQDMTRFDAVNYISHGIAKVPGEDAARTPEGADDDAGGESVVKQGTEALAAYCVDLNAKAEDGRIDPLIGREAEVERTVQILCRRTKNNPLYVGDPGVGKTAIAEGLARRIVNGEVPEVLGESTIYALDMGALLAGTRYRGDFEERLKAVLKELESTPGAVLFIDEIHTVIGAGATSGGSMDASNLLKPALQSGTLRCIGSTTYKEFRNYFEKDRALVRRFQKIDIHEPSLKDSIKILRGLKPYYEEHHSVRYTSDALTAAVDLSARYIHDRKLPDKAIDVIDEVGAAQNLVAPSKRKKSITVRDIEDVVAKIARIPPKNVSRDDKETLRNLERDLKRMVFGQDKAIDALVAAIKLARAGLREPEKPIGNYLFSGPTGVGKTEVARQLAMTLGVELVRFDMSEYMERHSVSRLIGAPPGYVGFDQGGLLTDAIDQNPYAVLLLDEIEKAHPDLFNVLLQIMDHGKLTDHNGKQIDFRNVILIMTTNAGAMDLAKAAIGFGRTVREGDDKEAIDRMFSPEFRNRLDATIGFASLPPEIVRRVVDKFVMQLEEQLADRGVTIELDDDARGWLAEKGYDPKMGARPLARQIQEHLKKPLSEELLFGELAKGGSVLVSLKDGKLDFKALKSPAGRKKGKGGKKAASEETDASGEPAVEPEDA, from the coding sequence ATGCTGTCGTCAAATCTGGAACGTAGCCTCCACCGTGCGCTGGCGCTCGCCAATGAGCGGAGCCACGAGTTTGCGACGCTGGAGCATCTCCTGCTGTCCCTGGTCGAGGATCAGGACGCGCTCTCGGTCCTGCGCGCCTGCAATGTCGACGTCGACAAGCTGCGCGCCGACGTCTCGGACTATGTCGACACCGAACTGACCGGCCTGGTCACGGACCGGGACGAAGACGCCAAGCCGACGGCCGGCTTCCAGCGCGTCCTCCAGCGCGCCGCGATTCATGTCCAGTCGTCGGGCCGCGAAGAGGTGACCGGCGCCAACGTCATCGTCGCCATGTTCGCCGAGCGCGAGTCCCACGCGGTGTATTTCCTGCAGGAGCAGGACATGACGCGCTTCGATGCCGTCAACTACATCTCCCACGGCATCGCCAAGGTGCCGGGCGAGGACGCGGCGCGGACGCCCGAAGGCGCGGACGATGACGCCGGCGGCGAATCGGTCGTCAAGCAGGGGACGGAGGCGCTGGCCGCCTATTGCGTCGATCTCAACGCCAAGGCGGAGGACGGCCGGATCGACCCGCTGATCGGCCGCGAGGCCGAGGTCGAGCGCACCGTCCAGATCCTGTGCCGGCGGACCAAGAACAACCCGCTCTATGTCGGCGATCCGGGCGTCGGCAAGACGGCGATCGCCGAAGGCCTGGCGCGCCGGATCGTCAACGGCGAGGTGCCGGAGGTGCTGGGCGAATCGACGATCTACGCCCTCGACATGGGCGCATTGCTTGCCGGCACCCGTTATCGCGGCGACTTCGAGGAGCGGCTCAAGGCGGTGCTGAAGGAGCTGGAGAGCACGCCGGGCGCCGTCCTGTTCATCGACGAAATCCACACGGTGATCGGCGCCGGCGCCACCAGCGGCGGCTCGATGGACGCCTCCAACCTGCTCAAGCCGGCCCTGCAGAGCGGCACGCTGCGCTGCATCGGATCGACCACCTACAAGGAATTCCGCAACTATTTCGAGAAGGACCGCGCCCTCGTCCGCCGCTTCCAGAAGATCGACATCCACGAACCGTCGCTCAAGGATTCGATCAAGATCCTGCGCGGCCTGAAGCCCTATTACGAGGAGCATCACAGCGTCCGCTACACGAGCGACGCGCTGACGGCGGCGGTCGACCTGTCGGCCCGCTACATCCATGACCGCAAGCTGCCCGACAAGGCGATCGACGTGATCGACGAGGTCGGCGCCGCGCAGAATCTGGTGGCGCCGTCGAAGCGCAAGAAATCGATCACGGTGCGCGATATCGAGGATGTCGTCGCCAAGATCGCGCGGATTCCGCCCAAGAACGTCTCGCGCGACGACAAGGAGACGCTGCGCAACCTGGAGCGCGATCTCAAGCGCATGGTGTTCGGTCAGGACAAGGCCATCGACGCGCTGGTTGCGGCGATCAAGCTGGCGCGCGCCGGGCTGCGCGAACCGGAGAAGCCGATCGGCAACTACCTGTTCTCCGGCCCGACCGGCGTCGGCAAGACCGAGGTCGCGCGCCAGCTCGCCATGACGCTCGGCGTCGAACTGGTCCGCTTCGACATGTCGGAATATATGGAGCGCCACAGCGTCTCCCGGCTGATCGGCGCGCCTCCCGGCTATGTCGGCTTCGACCAGGGCGGCCTGCTGACCGACGCCATCGACCAGAATCCCTATGCCGTGCTGCTGCTCGACGAGATCGAGAAGGCGCATCCCGACCTGTTCAACGTGCTGTTGCAGATCATGGATCACGGCAAGCTGACCGATCACAACGGCAAGCAGATCGATTTCCGCAACGTCATCCTGATCATGACGACCAACGCCGGCGCCATGGACCTGGCGAAGGCGGCGATCGGCTTCGGCCGCACCGTGCGCGAAGGCGACGACAAGGAAGCCATCGACCGCATGTTCTCGCCGGAATTCCGCAACCGGCTCGATGCGACCATCGGCTTCGCCAGCCTGCCGCCGGAGATTGTCCGCCGTGTCGTCGACAAGTTCGTCATGCAGCTCGAGGAGCAGCTCGCCGACCGCGGCGTGACCATCGAGCTGGACGACGACGCGCGCGGCTGGCTGGCCGAGAAGGGCTACGATCCCAAGATGGGCGCCCGGCCGCTGGCCCGCCAGATCCAGGAGCATCTCAAGAAGCCGCTCTCCGAGGAGCTGCTGTTCGGCGAACTCGCCAAGGGCGGCTCGGTGCTGGTCTCGCTCAAGGACGGCAAGCTGGATTTCAAGGCCCTCAAGAGCCCGGCCGGGCGCAAGAAGGGCAAAGGCGGGAAGAAAGCGGCGTCCGAAGAGACAGACGCTTCCGGCGAACCGGCGGTCGAACCCGAAGACGCTTAA
- a CDS encoding GNAT family N-acetyltransferase: MPDGPETFAVRTVDAVARVDRAVWDRCAGAENPFLSWEFLNALEESGSVGAEAGWLPQHAVLEDTAGAVLGVAPMYLKNHSQGEYVFDWGWADAYERAGGRYYPKLIVAVPFTPVTGPRLLVPPGPRRRDLQRTMVDALVRIAGRIGVTNLHITFPKEAEADLAENLGLLRRRAFQYHWHNRDYRSFDEFLGALASRKRKTIRKERAAVAAVGIDVRALTGGDLRSEHWDIFHRFYTDTYDRKWGYPYLTRRFFRLLHERMPDKVALIWATADGAPVAGALNFIGADALFGRNWGCAADIRFLHFETCYYQAIDFAISRGLNRVEAGTQGPHKVQRGYLPVETWSAHWIADRGFRNAVEDFLKRESAAILHEMRIMSRHSPYRQTDG; this comes from the coding sequence ATGCCTGACGGCCCGGAAACCTTCGCCGTCCGCACCGTGGACGCCGTCGCCCGGGTCGACCGGGCGGTGTGGGACCGCTGCGCGGGCGCGGAAAACCCGTTCCTGTCGTGGGAATTCCTCAACGCCCTGGAGGAAAGCGGCTCGGTCGGGGCCGAGGCCGGCTGGCTGCCGCAGCATGCGGTGCTGGAGGATACGGCCGGGGCGGTGCTCGGCGTCGCGCCGATGTATCTGAAGAACCATTCACAGGGCGAATACGTCTTCGACTGGGGCTGGGCCGACGCCTACGAGCGGGCCGGCGGGCGCTACTATCCCAAGCTGATCGTCGCCGTGCCCTTCACCCCGGTGACCGGGCCGCGCCTGCTGGTGCCGCCGGGCCCGCGCCGGCGCGACCTGCAGCGCACGATGGTCGACGCGCTGGTACGCATCGCCGGGCGCATCGGCGTCACCAACCTGCACATCACCTTCCCGAAGGAAGCGGAAGCGGATCTCGCCGAGAATCTTGGCCTGCTGCGCCGCCGCGCCTTCCAGTATCACTGGCACAACCGGGACTATCGCAGCTTCGACGAATTTCTGGGCGCGCTGGCCTCGCGCAAGCGCAAGACGATCCGCAAGGAACGCGCCGCCGTCGCCGCGGTCGGGATCGACGTGCGCGCGCTGACCGGCGGCGACCTGCGCAGCGAGCACTGGGACATTTTCCACCGCTTCTACACCGATACCTACGACCGCAAGTGGGGCTATCCCTACCTCACCCGGCGGTTCTTCCGGCTGCTCCACGAGCGCATGCCGGACAAGGTGGCGCTGATCTGGGCAACGGCCGACGGCGCGCCGGTCGCCGGGGCGCTCAACTTCATCGGCGCCGACGCCCTTTTCGGCCGCAACTGGGGCTGCGCCGCCGACATCCGGTTCCTGCATTTCGAGACCTGCTACTACCAGGCCATCGACTTCGCCATTTCACGGGGCCTGAACCGCGTCGAAGCGGGCACCCAGGGGCCGCACAAGGTCCAGCGCGGCTATCTGCCGGTCGAGACCTGGAGCGCCCACTGGATCGCCGACCGGGGCTTCCGCAACGCCGTCGAGGATTTCCTGAAGCGGGAAAGCGCGGCGATCCTGCACGAGATGCGGATCATGTCCCGCCACTCGCCCTACCGGCAGACGGACGGCTAA
- a CDS encoding tyrosine-type recombinase/integrase, with the protein MPKRSTLRLTKRSVDALKPGGKDAIFWDRDLAGFGVRVHATGRKLCIVQSRGPAGLKRATLGPVGEKTVEEYRREAAAAIDRIKRGEDPRPPEPEPEPTVADLAALCLKDHVAARCKPATAENYRKSIDCHILPALGSKALKDVAPEDAANLHHELRGTPAAANQAIWVLSKMFSLAESWEMVPPGRNPCRHVRHYRATPRERFLTPDEFRRIGDALKSFEAKGSMQPSAIAAIRLLMLTGCRSDEILTLQWDDIDRAARVIRLRDSKTGPRMVPLTGPVLSVLDGIEREDGVPWVLRDAKPKTRLTCLSWHWRKVRTATGLHDVRLHDCRHSYASRALALGEGLPVIGRLLGHARVGTTAKYAHLVRDAEKAAAARTGGSIAAWIMPGDAEAA; encoded by the coding sequence ATGCCGAAACGGAGCACCCTCAGGCTGACCAAGCGGAGTGTGGACGCACTCAAGCCCGGCGGCAAGGACGCGATCTTCTGGGATCGCGACCTCGCCGGCTTCGGGGTCAGGGTCCACGCCACCGGGCGCAAGCTCTGCATCGTCCAGTCGCGGGGGCCGGCCGGCCTGAAGCGGGCCACCCTGGGGCCGGTGGGTGAGAAGACCGTCGAGGAGTATCGCCGCGAGGCGGCGGCGGCCATCGACCGCATCAAGCGGGGCGAGGACCCGAGGCCGCCGGAGCCTGAGCCCGAGCCCACCGTGGCCGACCTGGCGGCGCTCTGCCTGAAGGATCATGTCGCCGCGCGCTGCAAGCCGGCGACGGCGGAGAACTACCGGAAGTCCATCGACTGCCACATCCTGCCGGCGCTGGGGAGCAAGGCGCTGAAGGATGTCGCGCCGGAAGACGCCGCCAATCTTCACCACGAGCTGCGGGGCACGCCGGCGGCGGCCAACCAGGCGATCTGGGTGCTCTCGAAGATGTTCTCGCTGGCCGAGAGCTGGGAGATGGTCCCGCCCGGGCGCAACCCGTGCCGGCATGTCCGCCACTACCGCGCCACGCCCCGCGAGCGCTTCCTGACGCCGGACGAGTTCCGGCGCATCGGCGATGCGCTGAAGAGCTTCGAGGCAAAGGGCTCGATGCAGCCCTCGGCCATCGCGGCGATCCGCCTCTTGATGCTGACCGGCTGCCGCTCGGACGAGATCCTGACCCTGCAATGGGACGACATCGACCGCGCGGCGCGGGTCATCCGGCTCCGCGATTCGAAGACGGGTCCGCGCATGGTGCCGCTGACCGGGCCGGTGCTGTCGGTGCTGGACGGCATCGAGCGGGAGGACGGCGTTCCCTGGGTATTGCGGGACGCGAAGCCGAAGACCCGGCTCACCTGCCTCTCCTGGCACTGGCGGAAGGTCAGGACGGCGACCGGGCTCCATGACGTGCGGCTTCACGACTGCCGGCACAGCTACGCCAGCCGGGCGCTGGCGCTGGGCGAGGGCCTGCCGGTCATCGGGCGCCTGCTCGGCCATGCAAGGGTCGGCACCACCGCAAAATACGCCCACCTGGTGCGCGACGCCGAGAAGGCGGCCGCCGCCCGGACCGGCGGCAGCATCGCCGCCTGGATCATGCCCGGCGACGCCGAGGCGGCGTGA
- a CDS encoding UDP-glucose/GDP-mannose dehydrogenase family protein: protein MKIAMIGAGYVGLVSAAGFSEFGTDVVCIDKDASRIATLRNGGLPIYEPGLEDLVARNVEAGRLRFGTDLEEAVAGAEAVFIAVGTPSRRGDGHADLSYVHDAAREIAGAIRGYTVVVTKSTVPVGTGREIEAIIREVNPAAEFDVASNPEFLREGSAIADFMRPDRVVIGTGSLRARDVMRRLYRPLYLIETPILFTRRETSELIKYAANAFLATKITFINEIADLCEKVGADVHQVARGIGLDGRIGPKFLHPGPGYGGSCFPKDSLALIRTARDREAPLRIVEAVADINAARKRAMAQRVIDACGGEVKGRTVAILGVTFKPNTDDMRESPSLDIVPMLQAAGANLRAYDPEGMAEAGPLLPDVTWCDDAYDALIDADAVVILTEWNQFRNLDLDRVKALMKAPVFVDFRNIYHPREMAEAGFRYASIGRPLEAMTG, encoded by the coding sequence ATGAAAATCGCCATGATCGGAGCCGGTTATGTCGGCCTCGTTTCCGCTGCGGGCTTTTCCGAGTTCGGAACCGATGTCGTCTGCATCGACAAGGACGCCTCCAGGATCGCAACGCTGCGCAACGGCGGTCTGCCGATATACGAACCCGGTCTGGAGGATCTGGTCGCCCGCAACGTCGAAGCCGGCCGCCTGCGTTTCGGGACCGATCTCGAAGAAGCCGTCGCCGGGGCCGAGGCGGTCTTCATTGCCGTCGGGACGCCGTCGCGGCGCGGCGACGGCCACGCCGACCTCAGCTATGTCCACGATGCCGCCCGGGAGATCGCCGGGGCGATCCGCGGCTATACTGTCGTCGTCACCAAGTCGACGGTGCCGGTCGGCACCGGCCGCGAGATCGAGGCGATCATCCGCGAGGTCAATCCGGCTGCCGAGTTCGACGTTGCGTCCAACCCGGAATTTCTGCGCGAAGGCTCGGCGATCGCCGACTTCATGCGGCCCGACCGGGTCGTGATCGGCACCGGCAGCCTGCGCGCGCGCGATGTCATGCGCAGACTGTACCGGCCGCTCTACCTGATCGAGACCCCCATCCTGTTCACGCGCCGCGAAACGTCCGAATTGATCAAGTATGCGGCCAATGCGTTCCTGGCGACCAAGATCACCTTCATCAACGAAATCGCCGACCTGTGCGAAAAGGTCGGCGCCGACGTCCACCAGGTCGCGCGCGGTATCGGGCTGGACGGGCGGATCGGCCCGAAGTTCCTCCATCCCGGCCCGGGTTACGGCGGATCCTGCTTTCCGAAGGACTCGCTCGCCCTGATCAGAACCGCCCGGGACAGGGAGGCGCCGCTGCGCATTGTCGAGGCGGTGGCCGACATCAACGCCGCGCGCAAGCGCGCGATGGCGCAGCGTGTGATCGACGCCTGCGGCGGCGAGGTGAAGGGCCGGACCGTCGCGATACTCGGCGTCACCTTCAAACCGAACACCGACGATATGCGGGAGAGCCCGAGCCTGGATATCGTTCCCATGCTGCAGGCCGCCGGCGCGAACCTCCGCGCCTACGATCCGGAGGGTATGGCGGAGGCCGGCCCGCTGCTTCCGGACGTGACCTGGTGCGACGACGCCTACGACGCCCTGATCGACGCCGATGCGGTGGTGATCCTCACGGAATGGAACCAGTTCCGGAATCTCGATCTGGACCGGGTCAAGGCCCTGATGAAGGCGCCGGTCTTCGTCGATTTCCGTAATATCTACCATCCGCGGGAAATGGCCGAGGCCGGCTTCCGCTACGCCTCCATCGGCCGGCCGCTGGAGGCGATGACCGGTTGA
- the clpS gene encoding ATP-dependent Clp protease adapter ClpS translates to MSDRDRNGDDGQTGVIVRSKTRTKKPALYKVLMLNDDYTPMEFVVHVLERYFGKSREEATRIMLHVHQRGVGVCGVYTYEIAETKVNQTMELARKHQHPLQCTLEKE, encoded by the coding sequence ATGAGTGACAGGGATCGTAACGGCGACGACGGTCAGACCGGCGTTATCGTCCGGTCGAAGACGCGCACGAAGAAGCCGGCGCTCTACAAGGTGCTGATGCTGAACGACGACTACACGCCGATGGAATTCGTCGTCCATGTGCTGGAGCGCTATTTCGGCAAGAGCCGGGAAGAGGCCACCCGCATCATGCTTCACGTCCATCAGCGCGGCGTCGGCGTCTGCGGCGTTTACACCTATGAAATCGCGGAAACCAAGGTGAACCAGACCATGGAACTGGCGCGCAAGCACCAGCATCCGCTGCAATGCACCCTGGAAAAGGAATGA